A DNA window from Etheostoma spectabile isolate EspeVRDwgs_2016 chromosome 22, UIUC_Espe_1.0, whole genome shotgun sequence contains the following coding sequences:
- the LOC116672613 gene encoding tripartite motif-containing protein 16 codes for MAQKGVQLDRETFSCSFCLDLLKLPVTTPCGHSYCMNCIKGFWDQEDEKKIYSCPQCKQTFTPRPVLLKNTMLAVVVEELKKTGLPDEDCFAGPEDVACDFCTGRKLKALKSCKDCLVSYCEKHLQPHLDAAQLKKHKLVDPAKKIQVGTNVCSRHNEGMQMFCRTDQKFICYLCPLDEHKGHDTVSAAAERAKKQGELDGRRQNIQQRIQDREKELKLLPQEAEAIDRSADEAVEDSKKIFNELSRLLEKKSSDVEQTIRSQQKTEASRVRELQEKLEQEIAELKRNDAELVKLSHTEDHNQFLQEFPTLSPISAPTNTTSTKMHALWFFKDVTAAVSEVGAKLQEVLAETWTNVNTRAVFLKYSSAITLDLKTVNNMLVVSEGNRKVRFTTGQLYGGHSARFATPQVLSTESLTGRCYWEVELRGKEVCVAVAYSSISRKGSSTECTFGAENDSWALSLYGGYSDDWAYFRYNNVQTPVSGPRSSRIGVYLDHSAGTLLFYSVSDTMTLLHRVQTTFTQPLHVGFRLSHYEDTAEFIELE; via the coding sequence ATGGCGCAGAAAGGAGTTCAGCTGGACCGGGAGACATTCTCTTGTTCTTTCTGTCTGGATCTATTGAAGCTTCCGGTGACTACTCCCTGTGGACACAGCTACTGCATGAACTGTATTAAAGGTTTCTGGGATCAAGAGGATGAGAAGAAGATCTACAGCTGCCCTCAGTGCAAACAGACCTTCACTCCAAGACCTGTCCTGTTGAAAAACACCATGTTAGCAGTTGTGGTGGAGGAGCTAAAGAAGACTGGACTCCCTGATGAAGACTGCTTTGCTGGACCTGAAGATGTGGCCTGTGATTTCTGCACAGGGAGAAAACTGAAAGCCCTCAAGTCCTGTAAGGACTGTCTGGTCTCTTACTGTGAGAAACACCTTCAGCCTCATTTGGACGCAGCTCAATTAAAGAAACACAAGCTGGTGGACCCTGCCAAGAAGATCCAGGTGGGAACCAACGTCTGCTCCCGTCACAATGAGGGGATGCAGATGTTCTGCCGTACGGATCAGAAGTTTATCTGTTATCTCTGCCCCCTGGATGAACATAAAGGCCACGACACGGTCTCGGCTGCAGCAGAGAGGGCTAAGAAACAGGGAGAGCTCGACGGGCGTCGACAAAACATCCAGCAGAGAATCCAGGACAGGGAGAAAGAGTTGAAGCTGCTTCCACAGGAGGCCGAGGCCATCGATCGCTCTGCTGATGAAGCGGTGGAGGACAGCAAGAAGATTTTTAACGAGCTGAGCCGTCTCCTGGAGAAAAAAAGCTCCGACGTGGAGCAGACGATCAGATCCCAGCAGAAAACTGAAGCGAGTCGAGTCCGAGAGCTTcaggagaagctggagcaggagaTCGCCGAGCTGAAGAGGAACGACGCCGAGCTGGTgaagctctcacacacagaggacCACAACCAGTTTCTGCAAGAGTTCCCCACGCTGTCACCAATCAGCGCACCTACAAACACAACCAGCACCAAAATGCATGCGCTGTGGTTCTTTAAGGATGTGACAGCAGCTGTGTCAGAGGTCGGAGCTAAACTACAGGAAGTTCTGGCTGAGACGTGGACAAATGTTAACACCAGAGCTGTGTTCTTAAAATATTCAAGTGCGATCACACtggatttaaaaacagtaaacaacATGCTGGTAGTTTCTGAGGGGAACAGAAAAGTAAGATTTACGACAGGACAGCTTTATGGTGGTCATTCAGCCAGATTCGCTACACCTCAGGTTCTGAGTACAGAGAGTCTGACTGgacgctgttactgggaggtggagTTGAGAGGGAAAGAAGTTTGTGTAGCCGTGGCGTACAGCAGCATCAGCAGAAAGGGCAGCAGTACAGAATGTACATTTGGAGCTGAAAACGATTCTTGGGCTTTATCATTGTACGGCGGTTATTCCGACGACTGGGCTTACTTTCGATACAACAATGTCCAAACTCCCGTCTCAGGTCCTCGGTCCTCCAGGATAGGAGTGTACCTGGATCACAGCGCAGGTACTCTGTTATTCTACAGCGTCTCTGACACCATGACgctcctccacagagtccagaccaCGTTCACTCAGCCTCTCCATGTTGGATTTCGGCTTTCACATTACGAAGACACCGCTGAGTTCATTGAGCTTGAGTAG